A genomic region of Enterococcus sp. 12C11_DIV0727 contains the following coding sequences:
- a CDS encoding phosphatidylglycerophosphatase A family protein: protein MVIKGETLEKKARQLLKDRGVEMEDLAELVLFLQKPYIEDLDLATCIENIDSVLSKREVHNTIITGIQLDILAEEKKLLHPLQEILEEDEGLYGIDEILALSIVNVYGSIGFTNYGYIDKVKPGILAKLNSHEGPQVHTFLDDIVGAIAAAAASRLAHSQPDKSSITQ, encoded by the coding sequence TTGGTCATAAAAGGCGAAACATTAGAAAAAAAAGCACGACAGTTATTAAAAGACCGTGGCGTTGAGATGGAAGATTTAGCTGAATTAGTTTTATTTTTACAAAAACCCTATATTGAAGATCTTGATTTAGCAACTTGTATTGAAAATATCGATAGCGTTTTATCTAAACGTGAAGTCCATAATACCATCATTACAGGTATCCAATTAGATATTTTAGCTGAAGAAAAAAAGTTACTTCATCCGTTACAAGAAATTCTAGAAGAAGATGAAGGTCTCTATGGAATCGATGAGATTTTGGCACTTTCGATCGTGAATGTTTATGGATCGATCGGGTTTACGAATTATGGTTATATCGATAAAGTAAAACCTGGAATCTTAGCTAAATTGAATTCACATGAAGGACCACAAGTTCATACCTTTTTAGATGATATCGTTGGTGCAATTGCAGCTGCCGCTGCTAGTCGCCTTGCTCATTCCCAACCTGACAAAAGTAGTATCACACAATAA
- a CDS encoding FeoB-associated Cys-rich membrane protein, whose translation MATLILAVLIFGGAGYVVYSRIKKGESCDDCHTTCPVKKEQGE comes from the coding sequence ATGGCAACGTTGATTTTAGCAGTATTGATTTTTGGCGGAGCAGGATATGTTGTCTATTCTCGAATTAAAAAAGGGGAAAGTTGTGATGATTGTCATACGACTTGTCCTGTAAAAAAAGAACAAGGGGAATAA
- a CDS encoding MalY/PatB family protein, with protein sequence MVEFDTVYDRRNTNCSKWDSIKETYGEDDLLPLWIADMDFKANPPVLKALKDTAEQGILGYSPAPDSLYDAIQSWQKRHHNYSISKDAILFNSGVVPSLSLAIQAYTKPGDAILIHDPVYPPFAKVVEQNDRKLVRSQLLTEQGHFVMDLTEMEKQIVAENIRLFILCNPHNPGGRVWTKSELEAFGKLCAKYDVLVISDEIHQDLIFAPHVFTTFTNVHPTFKDFSITLTAATKTFNLAGIKNSMIFIENPDLRKKFIAAQERNFQNEINIFGYVGTEAAYQNGDRWLSELLVYLKENIDTVNDFLQAELPKVKMMRPEGTYLIWLDFSAYGLTDAQLQNQLIHTGKVVLNPGISFGPNGTQHMRLNVACPNETLFEGLRRIKASFE encoded by the coding sequence ATGGTAGAATTTGATACAGTTTATGATCGTCGTAATACAAATTGTTCTAAGTGGGACTCCATTAAAGAGACTTATGGAGAAGATGACTTGCTGCCTTTATGGATTGCCGATATGGATTTCAAAGCGAATCCACCTGTGCTAAAAGCATTGAAAGACACGGCCGAACAGGGAATTTTAGGTTACTCCCCTGCTCCTGATTCTTTATATGATGCAATTCAAAGTTGGCAAAAGCGACACCACAATTATTCGATCAGTAAAGACGCAATTCTTTTCAACAGCGGTGTTGTTCCAAGTCTTTCTTTAGCTATACAAGCTTATACTAAACCTGGTGATGCCATCTTGATTCACGATCCTGTGTATCCCCCATTTGCTAAAGTCGTTGAACAAAATGACCGTAAGCTGGTTCGTAGTCAGTTACTAACAGAACAAGGTCACTTTGTCATGGATCTTACAGAAATGGAAAAACAAATCGTTGCTGAAAATATTCGCCTTTTTATTCTTTGCAACCCTCATAATCCAGGTGGACGCGTCTGGACTAAAAGTGAGCTGGAAGCTTTTGGTAAACTATGTGCCAAATATGATGTGCTTGTTATCAGCGATGAGATCCATCAAGACTTGATTTTTGCGCCACACGTGTTTACAACATTTACAAATGTTCATCCGACATTTAAAGATTTCTCAATTACCTTAACTGCTGCAACAAAAACATTTAATTTAGCTGGTATTAAAAACTCAATGATTTTTATTGAAAATCCTGATCTTCGAAAAAAATTCATTGCTGCACAAGAACGGAATTTCCAAAACGAGATCAATATTTTTGGTTATGTAGGGACAGAAGCGGCATATCAAAATGGTGATCGTTGGTTATCAGAGTTGCTAGTTTATCTAAAAGAAAATATCGACACTGTGAACGACTTTTTACAGGCAGAGCTTCCTAAAGTCAAAATGATGCGCCCAGAAGGCACTTACCTAATTTGGCTAGATTTTTCTGCCTACGGTTTGACTGATGCACAGCTGCAAAATCAACTGATTCATACCGGAAAAGTCGTGTTGAATCCAGGTATTTCCTTCGGTCCAAATGGCACTCAGCACATGCGTTTGAACGTTGCGTGTCCTAATGAAACACTTTTTGAAGGTTTACGTAGAATCAAAGCTTCTTTTGAATAG
- a CDS encoding GNAT family N-acetyltransferase, with protein sequence MELRKATIEETETAMFLLKESADWLKSIRSNQWSDVLQGEDKHGLADAVAREEVFFFYNSKNHLVGMVAAWKNPTEWDRLLWKTVGFNKEACYLHRVIIRPSYRGKSYGTELLSALKLEFSGEVSELRLDCLASNQKLKQFYEKNGFTNSGSSSDSNGNLFELFLFELTNQS encoded by the coding sequence ATGGAATTAAGAAAAGCAACGATTGAAGAGACTGAAACTGCAATGTTTTTATTGAAAGAAAGTGCTGACTGGCTTAAATCAATCAGAAGCAATCAGTGGTCAGACGTTTTACAAGGGGAAGATAAGCATGGATTAGCAGATGCAGTAGCAAGAGAAGAAGTTTTTTTCTTCTATAATAGTAAGAATCATTTAGTTGGAATGGTTGCTGCATGGAAAAATCCTACAGAGTGGGATAGACTACTGTGGAAAACTGTTGGATTTAATAAGGAAGCTTGTTACTTACATCGTGTGATCATTCGTCCATCATATAGAGGAAAATCTTATGGGACAGAGTTACTTAGCGCATTAAAATTGGAATTCAGTGGTGAAGTATCAGAGTTGCGCTTGGATTGTTTAGCTAGTAATCAAAAGCTAAAACAGTTTTATGAGAAAAATGGCTTTACAAATAGTGGAAGTTCAAGTGATTCAAATGGGAATCTATTCGAACTATTTCTGTTTGAACTAACAAATCAATCGTAA
- the nrdI gene encoding class Ib ribonucleoside-diphosphate reductase assembly flavoprotein NrdI, with the protein MKIVYFTVTGQTRRFIKKLDLAAYEIEPADPFFEINEPFVLVVPTYDQEITEVVNDFLDYKSNQKQLRGVAGSGNLNFAELFVYTAKDIAREYKVPMVFAFEFSGTNEDVESFKKVVSELESKRN; encoded by the coding sequence ATGAAAATCGTTTATTTTACTGTCACCGGACAAACCAGACGCTTCATTAAAAAATTGGATTTAGCAGCTTATGAGATTGAGCCTGCGGATCCTTTTTTTGAGATAAATGAGCCTTTTGTCCTCGTCGTTCCTACTTATGACCAAGAAATCACTGAAGTAGTGAACGATTTTCTTGATTACAAAAGTAATCAGAAACAGTTAAGAGGCGTGGCCGGCAGCGGCAATCTTAATTTTGCAGAATTATTTGTGTATACTGCCAAAGACATAGCCCGCGAGTATAAAGTTCCTATGGTTTTTGCTTTTGAATTTAGCGGCACGAACGAAGATGTAGAATCCTTTAAGAAAGTAGTGAGTGAACTTGAGTCTAAAAGAAATTAA
- a CDS encoding FeoA family protein, whose translation MLTLAQAKLNKVYTIEEIQAEGFAKKHLNNLGLVPGGKVVLVNYSSENGIVLLHNSRIAINLSVLKQIIIVEKSIDEENWVSLDQLTIGEKARVIGIHGQGAVKRRLMDMGLTKGVDLLVRKMAPLGDPIEINLRGYELTLRKNEAELVLVQKEGV comes from the coding sequence ATGTTGACATTGGCACAAGCAAAGTTAAACAAGGTTTATACAATTGAAGAGATTCAGGCAGAAGGTTTTGCGAAGAAGCATTTGAATAATCTTGGTCTTGTGCCAGGTGGAAAAGTCGTGTTGGTAAATTATTCGAGTGAGAATGGAATTGTTTTGTTACACAATAGCCGAATTGCGATCAACCTATCTGTATTGAAACAGATTATTATAGTAGAAAAAAGTATTGATGAAGAAAATTGGGTGTCTCTCGACCAATTAACAATTGGGGAGAAAGCTCGTGTAATTGGTATTCATGGGCAAGGAGCGGTTAAAAGACGGTTGATGGATATGGGACTGACAAAAGGTGTAGATTTACTTGTTAGAAAAATGGCGCCATTAGGAGATCCAATCGAAATCAATTTACGTGGTTATGAATTGACATTAAGAAAAAATGAAGCAGAACTAGTCTTGGTACAGAAAGAGGGAGTATAG
- the nrdE gene encoding class 1b ribonucleoside-diphosphate reductase subunit alpha produces MSLKEIKDVSYFKLNNEINRPIDGQIPLHKDKEALEAFFNENVLPNTRTFNTIEEKINYLIENDYLETAFIAKYSMAFIEQLYTFLDEQRFEFKSFMAAYKFYSQYALKNNEGTEYLESYEDRVAFNALYFADGNEELALILADEMIHQRYQPATPSFLNAGRKRRGELVSCFLIQVTDDMNSIGRSINSALQLSRIGGGVGITLANLREAGAPIKGYEGAASGVVPVMKLFEDSFSYSNQLGQRQGAGVAYLNVFHPDIEMFLSTKKENADEKVRVKTLSLGVVVPDKFYELARNNDDMYLFSPYSVERECGVPFSYVDITKEYDNLVANPKIRKRKIKARDLENEISKLQQESGYPYIINIDTANRSNPAYGKIIMSNLCSEILQVQTPSVLNGKQEYETLGTDISCNLGSTNIVNLMDSPDFGKSVRAMTRALTFVTDASDIDVVPSIQNGNKLSHTIGLGAMGLHTFFAKNHMEYGSKDSLDFTNVYFTLLNYWTLVESNNIAKQYNETFYNFDKSDYANGSYFDKYIEGDFTPQSDKVKEIFKDIFIPSSDDWAKLRDAVKTDGLYHQNRLAVAPNGSISYINDTSASIHPITRMIEERQEKKIGKIYYPAPYLANDTIPYYTSAYDMDMRKVIDVYATAQQHVDQGMSLTLFMRSEIPEGLYEWKDSPKQTTRDLNILRHYAFHKGVKSIYYVRTFTDDAEEIGSNQCESCVI; encoded by the coding sequence TTGAGTCTAAAAGAAATTAAAGATGTCAGCTATTTTAAGCTGAATAATGAGATCAACCGTCCTATTGATGGACAAATCCCTTTACATAAGGACAAAGAAGCACTAGAAGCATTTTTCAATGAGAATGTTCTTCCTAATACAAGAACTTTCAATACTATAGAAGAAAAAATCAATTATTTAATTGAAAATGATTATTTAGAAACTGCATTTATCGCCAAATATTCTATGGCTTTTATTGAACAACTATATACATTTCTTGATGAACAACGATTTGAATTTAAATCATTTATGGCAGCTTACAAGTTTTATTCACAATACGCGCTTAAAAACAACGAAGGAACTGAATACTTAGAAAGCTATGAAGATCGTGTGGCCTTCAATGCTTTGTACTTTGCTGATGGCAATGAAGAACTAGCGTTGATTTTAGCTGATGAAATGATCCATCAACGCTACCAACCTGCAACCCCTTCTTTTTTGAATGCTGGACGCAAACGTCGTGGTGAGCTTGTTTCTTGTTTCCTGATCCAAGTAACCGATGATATGAACAGCATTGGTCGTTCAATCAACTCAGCCTTACAATTATCACGTATTGGTGGCGGTGTGGGAATCACACTAGCGAACTTGCGTGAAGCAGGCGCTCCAATCAAAGGATACGAAGGTGCTGCCAGTGGCGTGGTTCCTGTTATGAAATTGTTCGAAGATAGCTTTAGCTATTCTAATCAATTAGGTCAACGTCAAGGTGCTGGAGTTGCTTACCTAAACGTTTTCCATCCAGATATCGAAATGTTCCTTTCAACGAAAAAAGAAAACGCGGATGAAAAAGTTCGTGTGAAGACTCTTTCTTTAGGTGTTGTGGTTCCTGATAAATTTTATGAATTAGCTCGTAACAATGATGATATGTATTTATTTAGCCCATATAGTGTTGAACGTGAATGCGGTGTACCGTTCTCTTATGTTGATATTACAAAAGAATACGATAATCTAGTAGCTAATCCTAAGATTCGTAAACGTAAAATCAAAGCCCGTGATCTAGAAAATGAAATTTCTAAATTACAACAAGAATCTGGTTATCCATATATCATCAACATTGATACAGCCAACAGAAGCAATCCAGCTTATGGTAAAATCATCATGAGTAATCTATGTTCAGAGATCTTACAAGTTCAAACACCATCTGTTTTAAATGGTAAACAAGAATATGAAACACTTGGTACAGATATCAGCTGTAATTTAGGTTCAACTAATATCGTTAACTTGATGGACAGCCCAGACTTTGGTAAATCGGTTCGTGCAATGACTCGTGCCTTAACATTTGTAACAGATGCTTCTGATATCGATGTCGTGCCTTCTATTCAAAACGGAAACAAATTAAGTCACACAATTGGACTTGGTGCAATGGGTCTGCATACGTTCTTTGCCAAAAATCATATGGAGTATGGTTCAAAAGACTCACTAGATTTTACTAATGTATACTTTACTCTATTAAATTACTGGACATTAGTTGAAAGTAATAATATCGCTAAACAATACAATGAGACCTTCTATAATTTCGATAAATCTGATTATGCGAATGGTTCATACTTTGATAAATATATCGAAGGAGATTTCACTCCTCAATCAGATAAAGTCAAAGAAATCTTTAAAGATATCTTTATCCCAAGTTCTGATGATTGGGCAAAATTACGTGATGCAGTGAAAACAGATGGTTTATATCATCAAAACCGTTTAGCTGTAGCTCCTAATGGCTCTATCTCTTACATCAATGATACAAGTGCTAGTATCCATCCGATTACTCGTATGATCGAAGAACGTCAAGAAAAGAAAATCGGTAAAATTTACTATCCTGCTCCTTATCTAGCTAATGATACGATTCCATACTATACATCTGCTTATGACATGGACATGCGTAAAGTTATCGATGTTTATGCAACAGCTCAACAACATGTGGATCAAGGAATGAGTTTAACCTTGTTTATGCGTTCTGAAATTCCTGAAGGTTTATATGAATGGAAAGATTCACCAAAACAAACAACGCGTGATCTGAATATTTTACGTCACTATGCTTTCCATAAAGGCGTTAAATCAATTTATTACGTAAGAACATTTACTGACGATGCCGAAGAAATCGGCAGCAACCAATGTGAAAGTTGTGTCATCTAA
- a CDS encoding peptidylprolyl isomerase, whose product MSEFPQLDLANVKGPKAVIKTNRGDITVQLFPKHAPKTVENFVQLAKKGYYDGVIFHRVIPDFMIQGGDPTGTGMGGESIYGEKFEDEFSKDVFNLRGALSMANAGPNTNGSQFFIVNNQNVPANMFGQLEGAGFPTEVIEEYKNGGTPWLDFRHTVFGHVVEGMDVVDEIGGVQRDSQDRPTFDVVIDKVEISE is encoded by the coding sequence ATGTCAGAATTTCCACAATTAGATTTAGCAAATGTTAAAGGCCCTAAAGCCGTGATAAAAACCAACCGCGGAGATATTACAGTGCAACTTTTCCCGAAGCACGCACCAAAAACAGTTGAAAACTTTGTTCAACTTGCGAAAAAAGGGTACTACGATGGAGTGATTTTCCACCGCGTTATCCCTGACTTCATGATTCAAGGCGGTGATCCTACTGGAACAGGTATGGGCGGCGAAAGTATTTACGGCGAAAAATTTGAAGATGAGTTTTCTAAAGATGTCTTCAATTTACGTGGTGCACTATCAATGGCCAATGCTGGACCAAATACAAATGGCAGCCAATTTTTTATCGTAAACAACCAAAATGTACCTGCTAACATGTTTGGTCAATTAGAAGGTGCTGGATTCCCGACAGAAGTGATCGAAGAGTATAAAAATGGTGGAACACCTTGGTTAGATTTCCGTCATACGGTTTTCGGTCATGTTGTTGAAGGCATGGACGTTGTCGATGAAATCGGCGGAGTACAAAGAGACTCTCAAGATCGTCCAACATTCGATGTCGTTATTGATAAAGTAGAAATCAGCGAGTAA
- a CDS encoding DUF1450 domain-containing protein encodes MNPLIECCEQNLAKGAELLLSDPFIEENGDVISYSCMNECVLCAQTYFVLFEGERITGTTPEELVDNTKKAIILWQEEMG; translated from the coding sequence ATGAATCCACTAATAGAATGTTGTGAACAAAATTTGGCTAAAGGAGCAGAGTTGTTGTTAAGTGATCCTTTTATTGAAGAAAATGGGGATGTGATCTCTTATTCTTGTATGAACGAATGCGTTCTTTGTGCCCAAACATATTTTGTTTTATTTGAAGGGGAGCGAATTACCGGGACTACTCCAGAAGAACTGGTTGACAATACAAAAAAGGCAATTATACTTTGGCAAGAAGAAATGGGGTAA
- a CDS encoding NAD(P)/FAD-dependent oxidoreductase, with product MSDSKNIYDLTIVGAGPVGLFAAFYAGIRKAKTKIIDSLPQLGGQLSTLYPEKYIYDVPGFPAIKASELIENLEKQIAPFAHETCLEEEVRNLVQEDGYLRIETSKGVHYSKAVILAIGNGSFQPRRLTIDGAAELEGNHVHYYVTDMNKFSGKKVAIAGGGDSAIDWALMLEPIAEKVSIIHRRPEFRGHEHSVDNLKNSEVLIYTPYVIDQLLVEDDSFKGIQLKETKADNFEKLDLDSLIINYGFTSSLGHLKDWGLNVSRNAIEVNSDMSTNIPGVYAVGDICNYDGKVKLIATGFGEAPTAVNNALHFIKPDARTQPMHSTSLFEGKEAKML from the coding sequence ATGTCTGATTCAAAAAACATTTATGATCTAACCATCGTCGGCGCAGGTCCAGTTGGCCTTTTCGCCGCTTTTTATGCAGGGATTCGTAAAGCCAAAACCAAAATAATCGATAGTTTACCCCAACTTGGCGGACAATTATCCACGCTTTACCCTGAAAAATATATTTATGATGTCCCTGGTTTTCCAGCAATTAAAGCCAGTGAGTTGATCGAAAATTTAGAAAAACAAATTGCTCCTTTTGCTCATGAAACTTGTTTAGAAGAAGAAGTGAGAAATCTGGTGCAGGAAGATGGCTACTTACGCATCGAAACATCAAAAGGTGTCCATTACTCCAAGGCTGTTATCTTAGCTATCGGAAATGGTTCATTTCAACCACGACGTTTAACGATTGATGGAGCAGCTGAACTTGAAGGCAATCATGTTCATTATTATGTAACGGATATGAATAAATTTTCAGGTAAAAAAGTCGCAATTGCAGGTGGTGGTGATTCCGCAATTGATTGGGCTTTAATGTTAGAGCCAATCGCAGAAAAAGTTTCCATTATCCATCGTCGTCCAGAATTTCGTGGACATGAACATAGCGTAGATAATTTAAAGAATTCTGAAGTTTTGATCTACACACCTTATGTCATTGATCAACTTTTAGTTGAAGATGACTCGTTTAAAGGAATCCAATTAAAAGAAACGAAAGCAGATAACTTTGAAAAGCTTGATTTAGATTCTTTAATTATTAACTACGGTTTCACTTCATCATTAGGTCATTTAAAAGATTGGGGCTTAAATGTTAGCCGCAATGCAATCGAAGTCAACTCTGATATGTCGACAAATATCCCTGGTGTTTATGCCGTTGGTGATATTTGCAACTATGATGGAAAAGTCAAACTGATTGCAACGGGTTTTGGTGAAGCGCCGACCGCCGTCAATAATGCACTGCACTTTATTAAACCAGATGCTAGAACGCAACCAATGCATAGTACTAGTTTATTTGAAGGAAAAGAAGCGAAAATGCTTTAA
- a CDS encoding CvfD/Ygs/GSP13 family RNA-binding post-transcriptional regulator, which translates to MEYKIGMVLDGTITGLQPYGAFVSLSDTVQGLIHVSEVQAGYTKNIHSLLTVGQKVQVQVIDIDEYSKKISLSLRTLEEQIPQPNHRRKKYFTNKNKKIGFETLKKELPIWTDEAMDALLEK; encoded by the coding sequence ATGGAATACAAAATAGGGATGGTTCTTGATGGGACGATTACAGGGTTACAACCTTATGGGGCTTTTGTTTCATTAAGCGATACAGTTCAAGGGCTGATCCATGTCTCAGAAGTGCAAGCAGGCTATACCAAAAATATTCATAGTTTATTAACAGTTGGACAAAAAGTTCAAGTTCAAGTTATTGACATTGATGAATATTCAAAAAAAATTAGTTTATCATTGAGAACATTGGAGGAGCAAATACCGCAGCCAAATCATCGCCGCAAAAAATATTTTACCAATAAAAATAAAAAAATTGGCTTTGAAACGTTAAAGAAAGAGCTTCCTATCTGGACTGACGAGGCAATGGATGCTTTACTTGAGAAATAA
- the nrdH gene encoding glutaredoxin-like protein NrdH — protein MNVKIFSKNNCIQCKMAKRFLSENNIAFEEVNIDIQPDAIDWLKEQGFQSVPVITSDATTVVGFRPDQLKQLAS, from the coding sequence ATGAACGTAAAAATCTTTTCTAAAAATAATTGTATCCAATGTAAAATGGCAAAACGCTTTTTGAGCGAGAATAATATAGCATTTGAAGAAGTAAATATCGATATCCAACCAGACGCAATCGATTGGTTAAAAGAACAAGGATTCCAAAGTGTTCCGGTTATCACTTCTGATGCTACAACAGTTGTAGGATTCCGTCCTGATCAATTAAAACAATTGGCTAGCTAA
- the feoB gene encoding ferrous iron transport protein B, which translates to MKEQHIALTGNPNSGKTTAFNALTGANQYVGNWPGVTVERKEGKLKKNKQVTIQDLPGIYSLSPYTPEEVVARDYLLGGGPDVIVNIVDATNLERNLYLTTQLMETGIPVVVGLNMMDILDKTGRKINIEKLSYGLGVDVSGVSALKNRGLDELVKKAVKAAEIFPPELNYPTYDNRLEAALNEIMDVLGNNVLAKQARWYSIKLFERDARVHEELELSEHQQKEIEEIIKITEQIFGDDSEAIVINERYEFITRLTALCAIEKNEITFSTSDKIDRIVTNRWLALPIFALIMWFVYYLAIQTVGTMGTDWINDELFGNIVPTTVEGLLASWHVAPWMQSLILDGIIAGVGAVLGFLPQLAVLFLCLGFLEDCGYMSRIAFVMDRLFRKFGLSGKSFIPMLIATGCGVPGVMASRTIENEKDRKMTIMVTTFMPCSAKLPIIALIAGAFFPKSSWVSPSAYFIGIAAIVLSGIALKKTRSFSGDPAPFIMELPAYHMPQLRGVLRHAYDRSKSFVKKAGTIIFVMSIIIWFTSTYTFTLQEAAEDQSILANLGKVIAPLFAPLGWGTWQGAVATITGLVAKENVIGTFGILFGHLGEVSEDGVEVWSALQGAFTPVAAYSFLVFNLLCAPCFAAIGAIRREMGDWKWTWGAIGYQCGLAYVVSFIIYQFGHVIFENGQFGVGIIMAMLFVIIMGYYLVRKPKVTEEPVVTMATLERG; encoded by the coding sequence ATGAAAGAGCAACATATTGCGCTGACAGGAAATCCGAATAGTGGAAAAACAACAGCATTCAATGCACTGACAGGTGCCAATCAATATGTAGGAAATTGGCCAGGTGTTACTGTTGAACGAAAAGAAGGTAAACTGAAAAAAAACAAACAAGTAACGATCCAAGATTTACCTGGTATTTATTCCCTTTCTCCTTACACTCCAGAAGAAGTCGTTGCCAGAGACTATTTACTGGGCGGTGGACCAGATGTTATTGTCAATATTGTTGATGCGACAAACTTAGAACGAAACTTATATTTAACAACACAATTGATGGAAACAGGTATTCCAGTTGTGGTTGGATTGAATATGATGGATATTCTGGATAAAACAGGTAGGAAAATCAATATTGAAAAACTTTCTTATGGTTTAGGTGTGGATGTATCTGGTGTTAGTGCTTTAAAAAATCGAGGACTGGATGAATTAGTAAAAAAAGCAGTAAAAGCTGCTGAAATTTTTCCTCCAGAGTTGAACTATCCAACGTATGATAATCGTTTAGAAGCAGCATTAAATGAAATCATGGATGTTTTAGGAAATAATGTGCTGGCAAAACAAGCACGTTGGTATAGTATTAAATTGTTTGAAAGAGATGCTAGGGTTCATGAAGAACTTGAGTTAAGTGAACACCAACAAAAGGAAATAGAAGAAATCATCAAGATCACTGAACAAATCTTTGGTGATGATAGTGAAGCGATCGTGATCAATGAACGTTATGAGTTTATCACGCGTTTGACTGCTCTATGTGCAATTGAAAAAAATGAAATTACATTTAGTACAAGTGATAAAATCGACCGAATCGTAACCAATCGTTGGTTAGCCTTACCAATTTTTGCACTGATCATGTGGTTTGTATATTATTTAGCGATTCAAACTGTTGGGACAATGGGGACTGACTGGATCAATGATGAATTATTTGGAAATATTGTGCCGACAACGGTTGAAGGACTATTAGCAAGTTGGCATGTAGCCCCGTGGATGCAAAGTTTGATTTTAGACGGGATCATCGCTGGAGTTGGCGCAGTCTTAGGGTTCTTACCGCAGTTAGCCGTTTTATTCTTATGCTTAGGCTTTTTAGAAGATTGTGGTTATATGTCAAGAATCGCTTTTGTGATGGATCGTTTATTTAGAAAATTTGGTCTATCAGGAAAATCTTTTATTCCGATGTTGATTGCAACAGGCTGTGGTGTACCAGGAGTTATGGCGAGTCGAACGATTGAAAATGAAAAAGATCGTAAGATGACGATTATGGTTACTACATTTATGCCTTGTTCAGCGAAATTACCGATCATTGCCTTGATTGCTGGGGCCTTTTTTCCAAAAAGTAGTTGGGTATCGCCATCCGCTTATTTTATTGGGATCGCAGCGATTGTGTTATCAGGGATTGCATTAAAGAAGACGCGTTCATTTTCAGGTGATCCAGCACCATTTATCATGGAATTACCAGCGTATCATATGCCGCAATTGCGTGGCGTTCTCCGTCATGCCTACGATCGTAGTAAATCATTTGTGAAAAAAGCCGGAACAATTATTTTTGTGATGAGTATCATCATTTGGTTTACATCTACGTATACATTTACATTACAAGAAGCGGCTGAAGACCAAAGTATTTTGGCAAATTTGGGTAAAGTCATCGCACCACTATTTGCACCACTTGGCTGGGGCACTTGGCAAGGAGCTGTTGCGACGATCACAGGCTTAGTTGCAAAAGAGAATGTGATTGGTACATTTGGTATTTTGTTTGGTCATTTAGGTGAAGTATCAGAAGATGGCGTGGAAGTTTGGTCTGCATTGCAGGGCGCGTTTACACCCGTTGCAGCCTATTCATTTTTAGTCTTTAACCTATTATGTGCACCATGTTTTGCAGCAATTGGTGCAATTCGTAGAGAAATGGGTGATTGGAAATGGACTTGGGGCGCGATCGGTTATCAATGTGGCTTAGCTTATGTAGTCAGTTTCATTATCTATCAGTTTGGGCATGTTATCTTTGAAAATGGCCAATTTGGTGTAGGAATAATTATGGCAATGCTATTCGTAATCATTATGGGCTATTACCTAGTTAGAAAACCAAAAGTAACGGAAGAACCAGTTGTCACAATGGCAACATTAGAAAGAGGGTAA